A window from uncultured Anaeromusa sp. encodes these proteins:
- the rfaE1 gene encoding D-glycero-beta-D-manno-heptose-7-phosphate kinase, whose product MFRHKKKVRDFVAQQTAAAPVLVIGDVMLDRYYFGEVKRISPEAPVPVTRVIRKKETLGGAANVAHNLARLGCPTLLVGAVGDDENRRCLEKMLEELGVDCSGLFVTPGPTTAKLRIIGGHQQMLRLDFEETSPWPLVTENRVLDYITAIVVQQQCKAIIVSDYAKGVCTPRLCQKLMELQEQYGVPVIVDPKGTDWERYQGAFAVTPNLKELGEALGTDLINEDEAVRQAAAKLRRRYRLQSLLATRSEKGLSFLASRKEVHVPTLAQEVFDVSGAGDTVIAVFAAGIAGGLEVPDAARLANVAAGFVVGKVGTYAISRDELLATLDNKC is encoded by the coding sequence ATGTTTCGGCATAAGAAAAAAGTGCGCGATTTTGTGGCGCAACAGACGGCGGCGGCTCCGGTGTTAGTGATTGGTGATGTGATGCTGGACCGTTACTATTTTGGCGAAGTGAAACGGATTTCACCTGAAGCGCCGGTGCCGGTTACCAGGGTGATCCGTAAAAAAGAAACCTTGGGCGGGGCGGCTAACGTGGCGCACAATCTGGCTCGTCTTGGCTGCCCGACGCTGCTTGTTGGCGCGGTCGGCGACGATGAAAACCGGCGTTGCCTAGAGAAGATGCTGGAAGAATTAGGCGTAGACTGCAGCGGCTTGTTTGTCACGCCTGGACCGACAACCGCTAAGCTGCGCATCATCGGAGGTCATCAGCAAATGCTGCGCCTGGATTTTGAAGAAACATCACCTTGGCCGCTAGTAACGGAAAATCGCGTTTTGGACTATATTACTGCTATAGTCGTACAACAGCAGTGCAAAGCTATTATTGTATCCGATTATGCCAAAGGCGTTTGCACGCCCAGGCTTTGTCAAAAACTGATGGAATTGCAAGAGCAGTATGGCGTGCCTGTCATTGTCGATCCGAAAGGGACGGACTGGGAACGCTACCAAGGTGCTTTTGCGGTAACTCCCAATCTTAAGGAATTGGGCGAAGCGCTGGGGACTGACTTAATAAATGAAGATGAGGCCGTTCGGCAAGCGGCGGCGAAGCTGCGGCGGCGTTACCGTCTGCAGTCGCTCTTGGCGACGCGTTCGGAAAAAGGCTTGAGTTTTCTGGCTTCCCGTAAGGAAGTGCATGTTCCCACCTTAGCCCAAGAGGTCTTTGACGTATCCGGAGCCGGAGATACGGTGATTGCCGTTTTCGCCGCCGGTATTGCGGGCGGCCTGGAAGTGCCGGACGCGGCTAGGCTGGCCAATGTAGCCGCAGGATTTGTCGTGGGAAAAGTCGGGACTTACGCCATAAGTCGTGACGAACTGCTCGCCACCTTAGACAATAAATGTTAA
- a CDS encoding zinc dependent phospholipase C family protein, with the protein MRILAWARWPIWALARLLLLTVSPFQLLVDRGPVTHQLMIAEGLRRMGKTPNASLLIAKEKELLAGVAWADTGWKNITHYYHPQKKKGLLLFPSAFLYYKQYLEKAKRLAKRGKWGKAAFYLGAAAHLLQDMCVPHHATGHVFFGHREFETWAAPKAAKLVRQATEITLPSDAEELFQRVVEESAAFFAVVKGETEAGYTQASRILLPLAAEATGKLFVAFAASLQTAEAKQQLRLAK; encoded by the coding sequence GTGCGTATATTGGCCTGGGCCCGTTGGCCTATTTGGGCGTTAGCGCGGTTGCTGTTGCTGACGGTCAGCCCATTTCAACTGTTGGTAGACAGAGGTCCGGTAACGCATCAATTGATGATTGCCGAGGGTTTGCGGCGCATGGGAAAAACTCCAAATGCGTCGCTGCTTATTGCCAAGGAAAAAGAATTGCTGGCAGGCGTAGCCTGGGCTGATACCGGGTGGAAGAATATCACCCATTACTACCATCCGCAAAAGAAAAAGGGGCTGCTTTTGTTTCCTTCCGCCTTTTTGTACTATAAACAATATCTGGAGAAAGCGAAGCGCTTAGCCAAGCGTGGCAAGTGGGGCAAAGCGGCTTTTTATTTGGGGGCGGCGGCTCATTTGCTGCAGGATATGTGCGTGCCGCATCATGCGACAGGACATGTTTTTTTCGGTCATCGGGAATTTGAAACCTGGGCTGCTCCCAAAGCGGCAAAATTGGTGCGACAAGCAACGGAAATTACCTTGCCTTCGGATGCGGAAGAGCTTTTTCAGCGCGTCGTGGAAGAATCCGCTGCCTTCTTTGCGGTGGTTAAAGGCGAAACCGAAGCAGGCTATACCCAGGCCTCGCGAATTCTTCTTCCCCTCGCGGCCGAAGCTACGGGCAAGCTCTTTGTAGCCTTCGCCGCGAGCCTGCAAACGGCGGAAGCCAAACAGCAACTGCGCCTGGCTAAATAA
- a CDS encoding glycosyltransferase family 9 protein, translated as MLSHKKIMIFNCAGLGDAVIFTPTLRKLKEMFPACEILFVTNPFNVDALQGLPYLKQVYALGRKDTMAKLRLLPALFQQDYAIFTTWQPQLVTAAQWFRVPHISGVAREKHRSEKVFKPAIRKWVLSTPEYAATVVAAELGRALGVSLDIDAEKLDVALPSATDRDKVEKLLREENGKEEKPYICLAPFTGVKEKNWPFSYVVELKKRLLDEWGLPVVLLGGKLDSAEAAGFGEGNLVGKTTLLQMVDVIKRARLFIGPDSGPMHVAAAVGTPSIALFSKDVPLRWAPRKNCKVVSLGLPCSPCGDEQARVCPTVQCNVGITAEMVAKAVREELAH; from the coding sequence ATGCTAAGTCATAAAAAAATTATGATTTTCAATTGTGCCGGACTTGGCGATGCTGTTATTTTTACGCCGACTTTGCGAAAACTTAAAGAAATGTTTCCTGCCTGTGAAATATTGTTTGTTACAAATCCATTTAATGTGGATGCTTTGCAAGGATTGCCGTATTTGAAACAGGTATATGCTTTGGGGCGCAAGGATACTATGGCGAAGTTGCGGCTATTGCCAGCGCTTTTTCAACAAGACTACGCTATTTTTACGACATGGCAGCCGCAATTAGTGACTGCGGCGCAATGGTTCAGAGTTCCTCATATTAGCGGAGTTGCCCGGGAAAAGCATCGCTCGGAAAAAGTTTTTAAACCGGCCATACGCAAGTGGGTTCTAAGTACCCCTGAGTATGCCGCTACGGTTGTAGCGGCAGAGTTGGGGCGAGCTCTTGGGGTTTCGTTGGATATTGATGCGGAAAAACTGGATGTGGCCTTACCGTCTGCTACAGATAGAGATAAGGTGGAAAAGTTGCTGCGAGAAGAAAACGGCAAGGAGGAGAAACCCTATATCTGTCTGGCGCCGTTTACAGGAGTGAAAGAAAAAAATTGGCCCTTTTCTTATGTGGTAGAGTTGAAAAAAAGGTTGCTAGATGAATGGGGCTTACCGGTAGTGCTTCTTGGAGGCAAACTCGATAGTGCAGAAGCGGCAGGCTTCGGCGAGGGAAATTTAGTTGGAAAGACAACCCTGCTGCAAATGGTTGACGTGATCAAGAGAGCCCGATTGTTTATCGGGCCGGATAGCGGACCGATGCATGTAGCCGCTGCAGTAGGTACGCCATCAATAGCGTTGTTTTCCAAAGATGTGCCCTTGCGCTGGGCTCCAAGAAAAAATTGCAAAGTAGTTTCTTTGGGCTTGCCATGTTCTCCGTGCGGCGATGAACAAGCGCGCGTGTGTCCTACCGTACAATGTAATGTTGGAATTACCGCCGAGATGGTAGCGAAGGCTGTTCGAGAAGAATTAGCGCATTGA
- a CDS encoding glycosyltransferase: MRIALLETITTPGGHEVDFDRLLDEEWTKQGHEVSWFVPEDVNPVTKSQIVHLPGKSVSYAGKKGFAKWRTSFLREWRRRGWFNAAAKLARRQEVDAIVIPTSTYRYLRALRHSSLLQAGKPVIFILHGLNPGEAPKFFSELEKLPQQAMVETVVITFGDTVLGKTHSRMKAFSPPAYEPRDIAVRKAPLLRERVLRLGFFGQYRREKQLERFLDAFLSCKFSQPCELVVQGATMRLEDTEDFKRIQEKYKEHKQLSFIHKGLFGAEWQEAILQVDALLLPYGAPRYRYHWAGMLFTAIGHQRPVLASDEINPEVWEKYDLGMTFEATSEEALRNTLERFINTFAAKKEWYEAELARAAGEYSPSTFAERLVLLCEACNRKKSL; encoded by the coding sequence ATGCGGATTGCCTTATTGGAGACGATTACTACCCCTGGCGGGCATGAAGTTGATTTTGACCGCCTGTTAGATGAGGAATGGACGAAGCAAGGACATGAAGTGAGCTGGTTCGTTCCTGAAGACGTAAATCCTGTAACAAAGTCTCAAATCGTGCATTTGCCAGGAAAAAGTGTTTCCTATGCCGGGAAAAAAGGTTTTGCGAAATGGCGCACGTCATTTCTGCGCGAATGGCGACGCCGAGGATGGTTTAACGCAGCGGCCAAGTTAGCGAGGCGGCAAGAGGTGGACGCTATTGTGATTCCGACTTCAACCTATCGCTATTTGAGAGCGCTACGCCACTCTTCGCTTTTACAAGCAGGCAAACCAGTTATCTTTATCTTGCATGGTTTGAATCCGGGCGAAGCGCCCAAATTTTTTTCGGAGCTGGAAAAATTGCCGCAACAGGCCATGGTGGAAACGGTGGTCATTACCTTTGGAGACACTGTTTTAGGGAAAACACATTCCAGAATGAAGGCTTTTTCTCCTCCGGCTTATGAACCAAGAGACATAGCGGTTCGCAAAGCGCCGTTGTTAAGAGAACGAGTGTTGCGCTTGGGATTTTTTGGACAGTACCGCAGAGAAAAACAGCTAGAGCGTTTTTTGGATGCCTTTTTAAGCTGTAAGTTTTCGCAACCCTGTGAGCTTGTAGTGCAAGGCGCGACGATGCGGTTGGAAGATACGGAGGACTTCAAGCGTATTCAAGAGAAATATAAAGAACATAAGCAACTGTCTTTTATTCATAAAGGGTTGTTTGGCGCAGAATGGCAAGAAGCGATTTTGCAGGTTGACGCGCTATTGCTTCCCTATGGAGCGCCAAGATATCGTTATCATTGGGCGGGAATGCTATTTACGGCCATCGGGCATCAGCGGCCTGTATTGGCTAGCGATGAAATTAATCCCGAAGTATGGGAAAAGTATGACTTGGGGATGACTTTTGAGGCCACCAGCGAGGAAGCGCTGCGAAATACGCTAGAACGATTTATCAACACGTTTGCGGCGAAAAAAGAATGGTATGAAGCGGAACTTGCGCGGGCGGCCGGGGAGTATAGTCCCTCTACATTTGCAGAAAGACTGGTATTGTTATGCGAAGCTTGCAACCGAAAAAAATCCTTGTAA
- a CDS encoding glycosyltransferase family 2 protein, which yields MQPRLAILILTYNEEKNIGLCMDSASFADEIVVVDSGSTDQTAAIVAEKGGKIVVHPMVDGFAGQRNFALTQTQAEWVLFLDADERLAPEVEEEVWRIMERGDAFAYEILRKNIVFGQPVFHGGHAPDWSLRFYPRAAIRWEGIVHEAAKVTLPVKRLHACMFHHTYQDWERYFFKLNQYTTMLAQKMHEAGKRASFGAICFRPLAGFFKFYVLKSGWRDGKMGFILAAFHAFYTMAKYVKLWTLQRKGGR from the coding sequence ATGCAGCCGCGTTTAGCGATATTGATTCTGACGTACAATGAAGAAAAAAATATAGGTCTCTGCATGGACAGCGCCTCGTTTGCCGACGAAATCGTAGTCGTAGATTCCGGCAGTACGGATCAGACGGCGGCCATCGTGGCAGAAAAAGGCGGCAAAATAGTTGTTCATCCTATGGTGGACGGCTTTGCAGGGCAGCGAAACTTTGCTTTGACGCAAACCCAAGCCGAGTGGGTGCTCTTTTTGGATGCGGACGAGCGGCTTGCACCGGAAGTGGAGGAAGAAGTGTGGAGAATTATGGAGCGGGGCGATGCTTTCGCCTATGAGATTCTGCGCAAGAATATTGTCTTCGGCCAGCCCGTTTTTCACGGTGGACACGCGCCGGATTGGTCGCTTCGTTTTTATCCCAGAGCGGCCATTCGTTGGGAAGGAATTGTGCATGAAGCGGCAAAAGTGACTCTGCCTGTTAAACGGCTGCACGCCTGCATGTTTCACCATACCTATCAAGACTGGGAACGGTATTTTTTCAAACTGAACCAGTACACGACTATGTTGGCGCAAAAAATGCATGAAGCCGGAAAAAGGGCTTCTTTTGGTGCTATTTGTTTCCGACCTCTAGCCGGATTTTTCAAGTTCTATGTGTTGAAAAGCGGCTGGCGTGATGGGAAAATGGGTTTCATTTTGGCGGCATTCCATGCATTTTACACGATGGCGAAATATGTGAAGCTATGGACGTTACAACGGAAGGGGGGGCGGTGA
- a CDS encoding IS4 family transposase — protein MCTHRTKATYFTRSTCTLDFKRLMAFTLKLPKGAMQIELNQFFKKFLPSSEPQRAASLKKARLKVAPSAFVELINDALSTIYKSPFQGFRGYRVVAVDGSVFEVPTYAKSIFGTLNASGAKVAKAQICNLYDVYNHIILEGEIAPYVTSERTQAARLIERLEEKSRHLEIENLYLFDRGFPSRELIRTLGSSPYIFRVSKAFLAPINRANQADQLVEITDDQGNQHQVRVLNITLPSGATEKLFSNIIDEKVTIEDFKELYQKRWEIETQYRTLKSVFEIECFSSSNLQLIEQDFYAAIYVFNLLAVAQNYANEELKQEKADLTYEYKTNTNVAFSELKDMVLDIVLSKNPLKKLFVMRKLLNRIKRYSLPVRPNRASTPRKVRFACVKFPFNTRRNH, from the coding sequence ATGTGTACGCATCGAACAAAAGCTACGTATTTTACTCGTTCTACCTGCACATTGGATTTCAAACGGCTTATGGCATTTACTTTGAAATTACCCAAGGGGGCGATGCAAATTGAATTAAATCAGTTTTTTAAAAAGTTTTTGCCAAGTTCAGAGCCCCAACGTGCTGCTTCTCTAAAAAAAGCACGGTTAAAAGTTGCGCCGTCGGCCTTTGTAGAGCTGATTAATGATGCGTTATCCACGATATACAAAAGTCCTTTTCAAGGCTTTCGAGGGTATCGAGTAGTTGCTGTGGATGGTTCGGTTTTCGAAGTGCCAACTTATGCTAAATCTATATTTGGCACGTTAAACGCATCGGGTGCCAAAGTGGCAAAAGCTCAGATTTGCAATTTATATGATGTATATAACCATATCATATTAGAAGGAGAAATTGCTCCTTACGTAACTAGCGAAAGGACGCAGGCTGCGCGGTTAATTGAACGTCTTGAAGAGAAAAGTCGTCACTTAGAAATAGAAAACCTCTATCTGTTTGATCGTGGTTTTCCTTCGAGGGAACTCATCCGCACATTAGGAAGCAGCCCGTATATCTTTCGCGTAAGCAAGGCTTTTTTAGCGCCGATTAATCGCGCAAATCAAGCGGATCAGTTGGTTGAAATCACGGATGATCAAGGAAATCAGCACCAAGTGCGAGTCCTAAACATTACGTTGCCATCAGGTGCAACCGAGAAACTGTTTAGCAATATCATTGACGAGAAGGTTACAATAGAGGATTTTAAAGAGCTCTACCAAAAACGCTGGGAAATTGAAACGCAGTATCGTACGTTAAAATCTGTCTTTGAAATTGAGTGCTTTAGCAGCTCTAATCTTCAGCTAATAGAGCAAGATTTTTATGCTGCAATTTATGTTTTCAATTTGCTAGCAGTTGCTCAAAACTATGCCAATGAGGAATTGAAGCAAGAAAAAGCAGACCTTACTTATGAGTATAAGACGAATACTAATGTCGCATTTTCCGAGTTGAAAGATATGGTTCTGGACATTGTATTGAGCAAAAACCCACTCAAGAAGCTTTTTGTCATGCGCAAGCTTCTAAATCGAATCAAACGCTATAGTTTGCCGGTGCGTCCAAACAGAGCCTCTACGCCTCGGAAAGTTAGGTTTGCTTGCGTCAAATTCCCATTTAATACAAGGAGAAATCATTGA
- the waaF gene encoding lipopolysaccharide heptosyltransferase II, with the protein MRSLQPKKILVINLMHIGDLLLVTPILRTLRAQFPQAHIALLADKKLQDLVKNNQNINELITIDKKGQDDGFWPYLRFAWKLRQRRFDWVINLHQNERASFLAAFSGAKTIVGYATAVLRHCFTKYMLNRKAEKHQIESHFDVLSELLGLPERDDQGLEIWLDAGAKEDGAVIWQREVRHERPVVGLNIGASWPTKRWRHEHFAKLAERLIERGYGIAFFGGPMDEELVEETRALMKPAVQESVSVFTGKLSLMQLAAVLPFCRVLVTNDSGPMHVAVAMGVPLVTMFGASPVPGFYPYSNTSVLIQSSEPCHPCGSHHCEHHSCMWKISVEQVEKETLRLLEASTEELASDRAKLGPHECRIIR; encoded by the coding sequence ATGCGAAGCTTGCAACCGAAAAAAATCCTTGTAATCAACTTAATGCATATCGGCGACCTTTTGTTGGTCACGCCGATCTTGCGCACGCTGCGTGCGCAGTTTCCGCAGGCACATATTGCGTTGCTGGCTGACAAAAAGCTGCAAGACTTGGTGAAGAATAATCAAAACATCAATGAACTTATCACGATCGACAAAAAAGGGCAAGACGACGGTTTTTGGCCGTACCTGCGTTTTGCCTGGAAGCTGCGACAGCGTCGTTTTGATTGGGTGATCAATCTGCATCAAAATGAGCGGGCGTCTTTTCTCGCGGCTTTCAGCGGCGCTAAAACGATTGTCGGTTATGCTACGGCGGTGCTACGGCATTGCTTTACGAAATACATGCTAAACCGCAAGGCGGAAAAGCATCAGATTGAGTCTCATTTTGACGTGCTAAGCGAGCTTTTAGGCCTTCCTGAACGTGATGACCAGGGACTGGAAATTTGGCTTGACGCAGGCGCTAAAGAAGACGGGGCTGTCATTTGGCAACGAGAAGTGCGCCATGAGCGTCCTGTAGTAGGATTGAATATTGGCGCCAGCTGGCCGACGAAGCGCTGGCGCCATGAGCATTTTGCTAAATTGGCGGAGCGCCTTATAGAACGAGGCTATGGGATTGCTTTTTTTGGCGGTCCAATGGATGAAGAACTTGTGGAAGAAACGCGCGCGCTGATGAAACCGGCTGTACAGGAATCGGTAAGCGTATTTACCGGTAAGCTGTCCTTGATGCAGCTTGCGGCGGTGTTGCCTTTTTGCCGGGTTCTGGTGACGAATGACTCCGGCCCTATGCATGTGGCGGTCGCTATGGGCGTGCCATTGGTGACCATGTTCGGCGCTTCTCCGGTTCCTGGCTTTTATCCTTATAGCAATACCAGCGTATTGATTCAAAGCAGTGAACCTTGTCATCCATGCGGTAGTCACCATTGTGAGCATCATTCCTGTATGTGGAAGATTTCTGTGGAGCAGGTGGAAAAAGAAACCTTGCGGCTTCTGGAGGCGTCTACGGAAGAACTGGCGTCCGACAGAGCAAAACTAGGACCGCATGAATGCCGCATTATACGGTAG
- a CDS encoding diacylglycerol kinase family protein produces MFREIWVIYNEQAGWHKRKKVEAVIAALEKKKMPLRLCRTTYAGHAELWAAEACRQGVDLLVVAGGDGTLNEAINGIYKEPVATRPLLAIYPSGTINLIAKELAVSEDAQKFIDMLWQCQEIKAWPGLANGRYFLANVGAGFDGWVVHRVSKILKWWISKWAYAWQLLRLLLRRRWKRSYQVMVDGELVAKDASAVVVAKGRYYAGVHHAVYESRLEKEKLQVCVFRKRSVKIIFEYIRWLSQDRLPQHPDVYVCAAREVVIQGGGNGDRQMDGDVIPDGTLQLQIAAAPVRMLRGKAEGMDINVE; encoded by the coding sequence ATGTTCCGCGAAATTTGGGTGATCTACAACGAACAAGCCGGTTGGCATAAACGCAAAAAAGTAGAGGCTGTCATTGCCGCACTGGAAAAAAAGAAAATGCCCTTGCGGCTTTGTCGCACTACCTATGCCGGCCATGCGGAGCTATGGGCGGCGGAAGCTTGCCGTCAAGGAGTGGACTTGCTGGTGGTAGCGGGCGGTGATGGTACTTTGAATGAAGCAATAAACGGCATTTATAAGGAGCCTGTCGCTACGAGGCCCTTGTTGGCGATATATCCGTCAGGAACGATTAACTTAATTGCTAAAGAATTGGCTGTTTCCGAGGATGCGCAAAAATTCATCGACATGCTTTGGCAGTGTCAAGAAATAAAAGCTTGGCCAGGCCTAGCGAACGGCCGATATTTTTTGGCCAATGTAGGTGCTGGTTTTGACGGCTGGGTAGTCCATCGTGTGTCCAAAATACTGAAATGGTGGATTTCTAAATGGGCTTATGCGTGGCAGCTGCTGCGGCTGTTGTTGCGCCGCCGGTGGAAGCGGTCATATCAAGTGATGGTGGACGGGGAGCTTGTTGCAAAAGACGCCAGCGCAGTTGTCGTGGCTAAAGGGCGCTACTACGCAGGCGTTCATCATGCAGTCTATGAATCGAGGTTGGAAAAGGAGAAGCTGCAGGTCTGTGTATTTCGGAAGCGAAGCGTCAAAATTATTTTTGAGTACATACGCTGGTTGTCGCAGGATCGGCTGCCCCAACATCCAGATGTATATGTTTGCGCGGCCCGAGAGGTCGTAATTCAAGGCGGCGGCAATGGGGATCGCCAAATGGACGGAGATGTTATTCCTGACGGGACGTTGCAACTGCAGATCGCGGCAGCTCCGGTGCGAATGCTGCGAGGAAAGGCGGAAGGGATGGATATAAACGTTGAGTAA
- a CDS encoding D-sedoheptulose 7-phosphate isomerase, giving the protein MTLHKTIQEHIQAIQQLEEACGDDILQAADLCQDALDGGNKLFFCGNGGSAADCQHLAAELVVRFTRERQGLSAIALTTDTSILTACGNDYGYERVFARQVQALGKIGDVLFAFSTSGNSDNVLAAVRQAHEEGMFTIGFTGGDGGELAQLCEICINAPTDVTARIQECHILLGHWLCDELERRCGDVSA; this is encoded by the coding sequence ATGACACTGCATAAAACCATTCAAGAACATATTCAGGCCATCCAGCAACTTGAAGAAGCCTGTGGTGATGACATTCTCCAAGCGGCTGATTTATGCCAGGATGCGCTCGATGGTGGCAATAAGCTATTCTTTTGCGGCAACGGTGGTTCCGCGGCGGACTGCCAGCATTTGGCGGCGGAACTGGTAGTGCGCTTTACTCGGGAACGTCAAGGCTTGTCAGCCATCGCCCTGACTACGGACACCTCGATTTTGACAGCCTGTGGCAATGACTACGGCTATGAGCGAGTCTTTGCCCGTCAGGTGCAAGCCTTAGGAAAAATAGGCGATGTGCTTTTTGCTTTCAGTACCTCCGGCAACAGCGATAATGTGCTGGCAGCAGTTCGTCAAGCTCACGAAGAAGGCATGTTTACGATTGGCTTTACCGGCGGCGATGGCGGCGAGTTGGCCCAGTTGTGCGAGATTTGCATTAATGCGCCGACAGACGTTACCGCTCGGATTCAAGAATGCCATATTTTGTTAGGCCATTGGCTGTGTGATGAACTGGAACGGAGATGCGGCGATGTTTCGGCATAA
- a CDS encoding glycosyltransferase family 9 protein, giving the protein MSNRNSLNEKHLYISSCGGVGDLIMFTPSLRKLKEAYPNVKITFLTAKHNKDSIDGLPYLEKVIWIERKKKFGRWGALWQLRKQDVVVFTDWQPQLLIAAWLLRIPVRCGIPKLGHFLNRLLTKELQNHVMKSAAYAAQTNALIFEEALGIDLSGELEKPEIASPSLVDKVYVDKLLKEAGLMPEATFICLTPFAGLEERNWPLETAREWVQRIEKKYKVPVVVLGPESKRKEAASLGGVNLTGKTTLLQLVEVVRRAALHVGPDSGPMHIAGAVGTPTVALFSKDLPSRWAPRQNCQVVTLALPCSPCSDEVARSCESLQCMRDITADMAEEAVERLWTVGASARMVKARRGDPC; this is encoded by the coding sequence TTGAGTAACCGTAACTCTTTAAATGAAAAACACCTGTATATAAGCAGTTGTGGCGGCGTGGGTGATTTGATTATGTTTACTCCGTCCTTGCGAAAACTGAAAGAAGCCTATCCTAATGTGAAAATCACTTTTTTAACTGCAAAACACAACAAAGACAGCATTGACGGCTTGCCTTATTTGGAGAAAGTTATTTGGATCGAACGAAAAAAGAAATTCGGCCGCTGGGGGGCATTGTGGCAACTTCGAAAGCAAGATGTGGTTGTTTTTACGGATTGGCAGCCTCAACTTTTGATAGCGGCGTGGTTGTTGCGCATTCCCGTACGGTGTGGCATTCCTAAACTAGGACATTTTTTAAATCGGTTGCTTACGAAAGAGCTTCAAAATCATGTTATGAAGTCTGCTGCCTATGCGGCTCAAACAAACGCCCTTATTTTTGAAGAAGCCCTAGGTATCGACTTATCGGGAGAGTTGGAAAAACCGGAAATAGCAAGTCCTTCCTTGGTGGACAAAGTGTACGTAGACAAACTGCTGAAAGAAGCTGGTCTGATGCCAGAGGCTACCTTTATTTGTCTTACGCCCTTTGCAGGGTTGGAAGAAAGAAATTGGCCGTTAGAAACTGCGCGCGAATGGGTGCAAAGAATCGAAAAAAAATATAAAGTGCCTGTGGTTGTTCTAGGGCCAGAAAGTAAACGCAAGGAAGCGGCAAGCTTGGGCGGAGTGAATCTAACCGGCAAGACGACGCTGTTGCAACTAGTGGAGGTAGTTCGTCGCGCGGCCTTGCATGTAGGTCCGGATAGCGGGCCTATGCATATTGCCGGAGCAGTAGGAACGCCGACAGTCGCCTTATTCAGCAAAGATTTGCCGTCGCGTTGGGCGCCTCGCCAGAACTGTCAAGTTGTTACCTTGGCCTTGCCGTGTTCGCCCTGTTCGGATGAGGTGGCGCGGTCTTGTGAAAGTCTTCAGTGTATGCGAGATATTACGGCTGATATGGCGGAAGAAGCGGTTGAACGCTTGTGGACGGTTGGGGCAAGCGCGAGAATGGTCAAGGCTAGGAGAGGTGACCCATGCTAA
- the rfaD gene encoding ADP-glyceromanno-heptose 6-epimerase: protein MIIVTGGAGFIGSNLVKGLNEQGIEDILVVDNLGSSLKFRNLNGLKFKDYLHKEDFLTRLETGRFHGQAIEAIFHNGACSNTMELDGNYMMANNYEYSKIMLHHALEHRIPFMYASSASVYGDGAQGFREEPACEEALNVYAYSKLQFDRYVRQLLPAASSQVVGLRYFNVFGPQENHKGRMASVAFHFHNQLLENGVIKLFAGTDGYADGEQRRDFIYVKDVVRVNLHFWQNPQLSGVFNCGTGAAHSFNDVARSLIAHYGKGSIEYIPFPEALKGKYQSYTESDASNLRQAGFTADFTPLTAAVADYASILDIKGGYV from the coding sequence ATGATTATCGTAACTGGCGGCGCCGGCTTTATCGGCAGCAATCTGGTCAAGGGCCTGAACGAACAAGGCATAGAAGATATTTTGGTTGTGGACAATCTGGGCAGCAGCCTGAAATTTCGCAACCTCAATGGCCTCAAGTTCAAAGATTATCTGCACAAAGAAGACTTCTTGACTCGCCTGGAAACCGGTCGTTTCCACGGACAAGCCATTGAAGCCATTTTTCATAACGGCGCTTGTTCCAATACTATGGAGCTGGACGGCAACTACATGATGGCCAACAATTACGAATACAGCAAAATCATGCTGCACCATGCGCTGGAGCATCGCATTCCTTTCATGTACGCATCCTCGGCTTCGGTCTATGGAGACGGCGCGCAAGGTTTCCGTGAAGAACCGGCCTGTGAAGAAGCGCTCAATGTGTATGCCTACTCCAAGCTGCAGTTTGACCGCTATGTACGGCAGCTCCTGCCGGCGGCAAGCAGCCAGGTAGTCGGCTTGCGTTATTTCAACGTCTTTGGGCCGCAAGAAAACCACAAGGGACGCATGGCGTCGGTGGCCTTCCATTTTCACAACCAACTGCTGGAAAACGGCGTAATCAAGCTTTTTGCAGGAACCGACGGCTATGCCGACGGCGAACAGCGACGTGATTTTATTTATGTTAAAGACGTAGTGCGGGTGAATCTGCACTTTTGGCAAAACCCGCAGCTCTCCGGCGTGTTCAATTGCGGCACTGGTGCGGCGCACAGCTTTAATGACGTGGCGCGCTCTCTCATTGCGCATTATGGCAAAGGCAGCATCGAATACATTCCCTTCCCGGAAGCGTTAAAAGGAAAATACCAAAGCTATACCGAAAGCGACGCTTCCAATTTGCGGCAGGCAGGCTTTACGGCGGACTTTACGCCGCTGACGGCAGCGGTAGCCGATTACGCCAGTATTCTTGACATAAAAGGCGGCTATGTCTAA